Proteins found in one Rhodovulum sp. MB263 genomic segment:
- a CDS encoding DUF6497 family protein, with amino-acid sequence MILRGLLLAGAVLALGATGEVVELPSGQSATHFDTITGEPGPAGLTVRFRFLVPGIARDLARMPATLAQGDMDYLCAEYALPRLADSGPEPAQIVITLMDRPVPFGQPDPEATQFFEAYRPEAGRCIWEGF; translated from the coding sequence ATGATCCTGCGCGGGCTCCTTCTGGCCGGGGCGGTGCTGGCTCTGGGGGCGACCGGCGAGGTCGTCGAGCTGCCCTCGGGGCAGTCGGCCACCCATTTCGACACCATCACCGGCGAGCCGGGACCGGCCGGTCTGACGGTGCGGTTCCGCTTTCTCGTCCCCGGTATCGCGCGTGACCTGGCCAGGATGCCGGCCACGCTGGCGCAGGGCGACATGGACTATCTCTGCGCGGAATACGCGCTGCCGCGGCTGGCCGACTCCGGCCCCGAACCGGCGCAGATCGTCATCACGCTCATGGACCGCCCGGTGCCCTTCGGGCAGCCCGATCCCGAGGCCACGCAGTTCTTCGAGGCCTACCGCCCCGAGGCGGGACGCTGCATCTGGGAAGGGTTCTGA